Within the Chromobacterium paludis genome, the region CTGGTCGCGGCGGGCCGGGTGCTTTTAATCTGAAAATTGGAGTTTTGACATGTCTTACGAACTGATTGCTGCCAAGCGTGCTGATCTGGGTACGGGTGCGAGCCGCCGCCTGCGTCACGCTGGCAAAGTGCCGGCCGTGGTTTACGGCGCTGGCAAGGAAGCCGTTTCCCTGGAACTGGACCACAACACCATCTACCACGCCGTCAAGCACGCCGACTTCCACACCTCCGTGCTGGAACTGGTAATTGATGGCCAGAAGGAACAGGTGAAGGTTGCCGCGTTCCAAATGCACCCGTACAAACAGCAAGTGCTGCACATCGACTTCGCTCGTGTGTAATCGCTGCTGCCGTCGCCCGCGCGGGTGACGGAGAAGAGCTCGTTGTGCGCCTCGCGGCGGGCAGCGAGCTTTTTTCATTTGGAATGTGAAGACATGTCCGGTATCCGCCTGATAGTGGGCTTGGGCAATCCCGGCCCGGATTATGAAAAGACGCGACACAACGCCGGTTTCTGGCTGGTGGACGAGCTGTGCTGGCAGTTCAAGGGCAACTGGCGCAGCGAAGGCAAGTTCCACGGTGACGTGGCGCGCGTGAATATCGAAGGGCAGGACGTCTGGCTGCTGAAGCCGATGACGTATATGAACCTGTCCGGCCAGGCCGTGCTGGCGCTGGCGCAGTTTTACAAGATTCTGCCGGATGAAATCCTGGTGGTGCATGACGAGCTGGACCTGGCGCCCGGCGTCGCCCGCTTCAAGCAGGGCGGCGGCCATGGCGGCCACAACGGCCTCAAGGACATCGCCTCTCGGCTGAGTTCGCCGGCCTTCTGGCGGCTGCGTCTGGGCATCGGTCATCCCGGCGACAAGAAGGAAGTGGCC harbors:
- the rplY gene encoding 50S ribosomal protein L25, encoding MSYELIAAKRADLGTGASRRLRHAGKVPAVVYGAGKEAVSLELDHNTIYHAVKHADFHTSVLELVIDGQKEQVKVAAFQMHPYKQQVLHIDFARV
- the pth gene encoding aminoacyl-tRNA hydrolase, translating into MSGIRLIVGLGNPGPDYEKTRHNAGFWLVDELCWQFKGNWRSEGKFHGDVARVNIEGQDVWLLKPMTYMNLSGQAVLALAQFYKILPDEILVVHDELDLAPGVARFKQGGGHGGHNGLKDIASRLSSPAFWRLRLGIGHPGDKKEVANFVLKKPRAEEQQALDEAILASLRELPRAVAGKMAEAMKTLHTEAK